The Carnobacterium mobile DSM 4848 genome includes a window with the following:
- a CDS encoding PTS sugar transporter subunit IIC, which yields MENKVAYTGKDYLNKVLAGTASGVVIGLIANAILGSIFKSLIPYGSVFELLASVVMIMQFITPAIIGVLVALQFKLSGMESVVIGAAAFLGSGAYQVTEAGVQLVGIGDLINVMLVSAIAVFVTRLLQGRLGSLTLILMPIIVSVGVGTLGLMMLPYVGIITSSLGNLINSFTSLQPLLMTILISIAFSIIIISPISTVAIGIAIGVTGLGAGAAAVGITACTAILVIGSIRINQTGTTLAILLGAMKMMIPNLIKHPKIMIPVVINAFVSGIGVYMLTIQGTPQTAGFGIVGLVGPIQSFNMGTGLMNVLLAYFVIPFVGGYLIDVVCNKVLHIYENDIFKFIPASN from the coding sequence ATGGAAAATAAAGTTGCGTATACAGGGAAAGATTATTTAAATAAAGTCTTAGCAGGAACAGCCTCAGGAGTCGTTATAGGATTGATTGCAAATGCAATATTGGGTTCGATCTTCAAGTCGCTTATACCGTATGGATCTGTATTTGAGTTATTAGCAAGTGTTGTCATGATCATGCAATTTATCACACCAGCAATTATTGGAGTTCTAGTAGCCTTGCAGTTTAAATTAAGCGGAATGGAAAGTGTCGTTATAGGAGCCGCCGCCTTTTTAGGTTCAGGTGCTTATCAAGTTACTGAAGCCGGAGTGCAATTAGTTGGTATTGGTGATTTGATCAATGTTATGCTCGTCTCTGCTATTGCAGTATTTGTTACACGGCTTCTGCAAGGTCGATTAGGTTCACTAACACTGATACTAATGCCGATCATCGTTAGTGTAGGTGTAGGCACGTTAGGTTTGATGATGCTTCCATATGTTGGCATCATCACTTCTTCACTTGGAAACTTGATCAACAGCTTTACTTCTTTACAACCATTACTAATGACTATCTTAATATCTATTGCGTTTTCTATCATCATTATTTCACCAATTTCAACCGTTGCGATAGGAATTGCTATCGGAGTTACTGGATTAGGAGCTGGAGCAGCAGCAGTGGGAATAACGGCATGTACTGCCATTTTAGTCATCGGTTCTATCCGAATCAACCAAACTGGGACAACCTTAGCCATTTTATTGGGAGCTATGAAAATGATGATTCCTAACTTGATCAAACATCCAAAAATCATGATTCCAGTTGTTATCAATGCCTTTGTTTCAGGGATTGGTGTTTATATGCTGACCATTCAAGGTACACCGCAAACAGCTGGTTTTGGAATCGTTGGTTTAGTTGGACCTATCCAATCCTTTAATATGGGAACAGGGTTAATGAACGTTCTTTTAGCCTACTTTGTGATCCCTTTTGTAGGTGGTTACCTTATTGACGTTGTT